The DNA sequence CGCTTTGGGGGGATGCAGGTTGGGGGACTTTAGTCAAGCAAAATAAATATCGAGATGAATATTTTAGCGATACTTTAGTCAACGCAGTCGTTGAATCAATCCAACGCTGGCAAATCGATCCATTTCCCACTTGGATAACTTGTATTCCTTCACTAACTCGACCTGAATTAGTTCCTAACTTTTGCGAACGCTTAGCTCGCGAACTTAACATTCCTTTTGTTCCCTGCGTCCAAAAAAATTATCAAAATCGTCCCCAAAAAGAGATGCAGAATAGTTCGCAGCAAGTCCATAATTTAGATGGAGTCTTTAGGATCGATTGCTGGCAAGGAATGGCAGGGGATGTTTTCTTAATTGACGATATGGTTGATTCTCGCTGGACTTTTACCGTCGTTGCTGCTTTATTAAGACAATCTGGAAGCGGTAAAGTGTTTCCCTTTGCGCTTGCTCTTAACTCACTCGGTCAGGGAGAATAAATGGCAACACTAACACATATTTTAAAACCCGATGCCCAAGCGATTCTGCTCCTATGTGCGAGTTTTGGACAAACTCGGCAAGCAGAACCCATTCCTTTAAATTTGGGAGAATATAACCTTCTAGCTCGAAAGTTACAGCAAGAAGGTTTACGTCCCGGCGACTTGCTCGCTAGCGATAGAAAAAGTTTGATATTAAGTGCGAGCGGTGAGGATCTCAATTCACAAAGAATTCTTCAACTATTAGAACGAGGGGCAATGTTAGCGATTGCTGTTGAAGATTGGACGAATAAGGGATTGTGGATTTTAAGTCGTAGCGATGAAGCGTATCCGCAGCGACTCAAGCGTAAATTAAAACAACAGTCTCCTCCCATTTTATATGGCGTAGGAAACCAAGATTTATTAGCAAGAGGAGGTTTGGCGATTGTTGGCTCTCGGAATATTGACGATGATGGCCTTAGCTATACGAAACGAATTGCAGAAAAGTGTGCAGAACAAGGAATTCAAGTAATTTCTGGAGGTGCTAGGGGGGTTGACCAAACGGCAATGCTATCAGCAATTTCGGCGGGAGGAACTTCGGTTGGAGTTCTCGCAGATAGTTTAATGAAAGCAGCAGTTTCTCTCAAATACCGTCAAGGATTGTGCGAAGGACGAGTTGCTTTGATTTCGCCATACGATCCGGCTGCGGGTTTTAATGTAGGAAATGCAATGAATCGCAATAAGCACGTTTATGGATTAGCCGATCGCGTATTAGTTGTTGATTCTTCTTATCAAAAAGGGGGAACTTGGGCGGGAGCAAAGGAGGAGTTAAAACGAGAGATTCGGATTCCGGTTTGGGTGCGAGTCGATCGTAAAAAACTGCCTGGAAACCAGGGATTGATCGAGCTAGGAGCGTTCCCTTTTCCCGCAGAACCGTGGAATCGCGATATTTTAACAATGGTTGCAGAGAGCGAACAGTTATCTCGATCGCAGTCCCCCGCAAGGGTGGCGAAACAATTAAGTTTAAATGATCTAGAAATTATTGAAGAAAAATCGAATGCTACGCTCGATCGCCAAAATAAAGAAAGCAAGATTAAATTGCCAAAAGATGCGTATGAGGCGATTCTCCCGTTACTGCTGTATCATTTAACTCAGCCCCGAGAGGATAATGAAGTTGCAGTATTGTTAGATGTGGCTATCGGTCAGACAAGAAGTTGGTTAAAGAAAGCCGTAGCTGAGAAGCTAGTGAAAAAAACGAAAAATGTTTATGTCTCGCTCGAGGGCGAGGAGCAGTTAAAGTTGCTGTCTTTAAATTAGGGCTATACAGAGAATTATTTTACTCCGATCGCGCGAACCGAACTTTTCCCTGACTTTGGCTTAAATGCGAAGTATCCCCATTCAACTCCATTTCCCACTTCTCGCCAGTACGAACCAGCTTCACCAAGCAACACAGGGCGGCTGTTACTTCGGCGCGATATCCTAACAAAGCGATCGCACCTTCCACGACAAAAGCCCCATGCGTCACCAACAAAATATTATCGCTAAATTCAGCAGCAAGGGTTTGAATCGTTTTAACGACGCGATCGCGCATTGCCCTTTCATCTTCGGGATACTGCGGCACAATTCGGGAAGTATAACTGAGATCGATCGCGTTGTACCGTTCTGCTAGCACTTCTAACTTTTCTCGTTCCGGCATTGCCCGCATCCAATCCGGATTCAACCATTCGCTCAAACCCGCCTCTAAACAAATCGGAAGCTGGAGAACTTTTGCTACTTCCCAAGCCGTTTGTACCGTTCGCAAAAAGGGCGAAGCAAAAATGCGATCGATCCTCTCTAATTTAAGGCGTTCTCCGAGTTCCTTTGCTTGCACGAATCCATCATCCGACAGCGAAGGATCGTAAGGCCGTTCGGCGGTCAGAAACCAGTCCGGGTTGACGAAATCAAAGCGGTTTCCGTGGCGGGCAATCCAAACAGTTTGGGGCATAAATCTTTAATCTTCGTACCAACTGGCGCGCCATGCCAATTCTGCTTGCGCGATCGCTAATTCTCGCTCGTGTTGCTGATATTGTTTGCTCAACTGTTTGAGCGAACTAAGCATCTGGCGAATTTTGTTGCGCTCCACGCCCAGCCCGGGATCGCTAAATTCGAGTTCCGACAACTGCAAGCGAATCCCAACAGCGGGAATAATGCTAACCTCCGTATCGCTATTCGTTTCCTCAGCGTCGTCCTCTGGCGGTTGCAGAAAGTTAGGCAAGTCCTCGAGGGCAATGGTTGCTTCTTCGCCTTGAATCGCAATTTCGAGACCGCGAGGCAAAGAGCGTTCGGGTAAAATCGCCGCATCTCGCAGGGTGGTATTAGCGCGCGCGGCAATGGTTTGTAAAACTTGCTGAGCGGCGCGATCGCGGCGTTGCATGAGTCGCAATAGGCGTGCGGGGGGCGATTCGATCTCCTCGAGTTCCGCCTCGCTCGCTTCCTCCGTTACCTTTAACTGCGCGATCGCTTCCCGCCCTAACTCCCGCATCTGTTGCTGAAGCTGCTGTCGCCCGCTGACGCTCAGCGCTAAGAATGCCTCCGGATAAACCTGAGTACAAGTTTGATAGCAGGCTAGCACCAGATGCCGTTTCACCAACTGTCCCAATCGCTCGAAATACTGGTTGTAACGACTGTCAAGCTGCTCTGCTAGCGCCTTCACCCGCTCCGAAAGTTTGGTTAAATCCTGTTCGATATGTTGAAGCGAACGAGCCATTTTCAGTTTTCAGTTCTCAGTTATTAGTCATCAATTAATAGCTGAAGGAAAATTCTTCTTTAACAAAAAAGGCAAAAGAAAAAATTTTATTTTTTTCCTTCGCCTTTTCGGGTACTTCAACAACAAATGAGCCGATTACTTTTGACCCGTTTGCGCTGCAACTTCTTCAGCGAAATTGCTCTCTTTCTTCTCGATTCCTTCGCCCAAAACAAAGCGACTAAAGCGACGAACTTGAATATTTTCGCCAACTTTTGAAATCTTTTGTTTGACCAACTCTTCTACCGTAATACTTTGGTCTTTAATGTAGGGTTGATCCATCAAAGAAAGCTCTTTCAACCGCTTTTCAATGCGACCGACAACAATTTTTTCGCGAACATTTTCGGGCTTACTCGCTAAGTCATCGCGCCCCATTTCAATCGCCTTCTCTTTCTCCGCAAATTCTTGAGGAATATCCTCAACCTTCACGTATTCTACTTCGGGGCAAGCAGCAACTTGCATAGCAATATCGCGCACCAGACCTTGGAATTCGTCGCCGCGCGCCACAAAATCGGTTTCGCAGTTAACTTCAACCAAAACGCCGACTCTTCCGCCAGTATGAATGTAGCTGCCGACTAAACCTTCGGCGGCAACGCGAGTGCCTACTGTCCCCGCCTTAGCAATTCCTTTTTGGCGCAGCCATTCTGTCGCTTTCTCGATATCCCCTCCAACTTCCTTCAGCGCCTTTTTGCAATCCATCATCCCCGCGCCGGTTTTATCGCGCAGTTCTTTAACGGTTTTTGCAGAAATTTCAGCGTTCTTCGGGGCAGCTTCAGCCGCAGGGGCCGCAGTTTCTTCAGCAGCGGGCTGAGTTTGAGGTTGAGATTCTACTTTATCTTTGTCTTTTTTCTTACCTTTAGACATAACTGAAAAATTGGGGATAATCTGAATGATGTACTGGAGAATAAAGCTTGAAAGCCTTATTCTCCATGACTATTTTATTCGTTACCGTCCTCGTCTTCCTCCGGGTCTTCAGGGAGGCTGACTTCTTCTTCGTACTCTCCCTCGACTTCTTCTAACCCTTCTTCAAAGTCTTCGTACTCGTCTTCTGCTTCGAGTTGACCGTGACGACCTTCGTAAATGGCATCGGAGATTTTACCGACAATAAGCTTGATCGAGCGGATCGCATCGTCGTTAGCTGGGATGGGGATATCTACGAGATCGGGGTCGCAGTTGGTATCTAACAGAGAGATGATGGGAATGCCGAGTTTTTGGCATTCGAGGATAGCGTTGTACTCGCGGCGTTGATCGACGATCACAACGATATCGGGGGTGCGGCGCATGAGTTTAATGCCGCCGAGGTACTTTTGGAGTTGGCTGAGTTCGCGCCGCATCACTGCTGCTTCTTTTTTCGGGCGGCGATCGATACTGCCGTTGGCTTCGAGTTGTTCGAGTTCCTTGAGGCGATCGACGCGGGTGCGAATGGTTTCCCAGTTGGTGAGGGTTCCGCCCAACCAGCGCTGGTTGATGTAGTAGCCGCCGCAGCGCGCCGCTTCTTGGGCGATGATCCCAGCAGCTTGGCGCTTAGTGCCGACGAAGAGGAATTTTTTACCTTGTTCGGAACAGGTGCGCACGTAATCGTAGGCATCTTCCATTAACTGGGCGGTTTGCACCAAGTCGATGATGTGAACGCCGTTACGAGCGGTGTAGATGTAGGGATCCATTTTGGGATTCCAACGACGGGTTTGATGACCGAAGTGAACCCCTGACTCTAGCAGGTCGGCTAGGGAAACAACTGGCATTATTCTTTTCTCCTTTTTCGGGTTTATCCTCCATCCGGCATGGATTCCCAAACGGGCGCAGGGTCGCGCTTTCCGCATCAGGAACACCCGAAGGCACGGATGTGCGATTTTTAGCAAACTTCTCTAGGATACCACGAAGCGAAATATTAGCGATCGAACCTTCCGGATTTTTGCAGGGGTCAGCGTAGAGAGGAATAGTTCCGAATCGAACTTAGATTAACGATGTTGACCTCTCAAAAGCTTCAATTCATTACGGTGCTACCGGAAATCGAAGCACTGAAGACCGAACGGTTAGCTCGTCCGCAACGAGGGGCTATTCGTTCGTTAGAACCAGCAAAGCTTGATAATCGACGCATTCAATGCCGTCGCGGTAGCGGTCGTCGGGAGATTTTAGCGGCGTAGGCAGTCTTCCGGCTAGATTTATAACTGGGTTTGTGGGTTGTTAAGGTGTGTTAAATTCGGCGATCTCGGTTTTCGAGGTCGCCGCTTTTGCTGTAGGGCAAAATGCCGGTTTCCGCGTCTGGAAAGGAGAAACCGGTTTGCTGGGTAAGTTCTGGTTATTCGAGGGAGATTTATTCAAGATCCTGGCTGAGGCGTAGGATGCTGGGACTTAGTGTGGGGCGCAGTGGAATGAGCCGAGGTCGTGCTGTCCGTTTTCTCAATCGTGGTACTGTGGCAGAACGCGATCGCTGCGGTTGCTGTCATTGCCCCGAAAAGGAAACCCACCAACCACGTCCGAAGCATCGCGTGCTTTTGGTTCTGGTAACTGCGTAGCGAGAGGCGGTAGGACTGCAACCGGGGGTTTCTAGAAATCACTTCGTTGAGTTGTTCGAGCAGAATACGATCTTCTTGATTCATGGGGTACTATCTCCAGGTTGGCGTGCTCTACTTTTAATTTTCCCCATTTCGTCGCAGAAGCGCATGGCTCCGGACGAGATTGCATTGAATCGTTACAGGAGGTTCGTGCAGGGCTTGCATGGGATAATGAAGGGGCTGCATTCCGCAAAAGCGTCAGGATATATTAAGTTTATTGTCAGCCAGCAATTGAGAGACTATTTATAAACTTTTTGTTAAAAACCGTAGAGATGTTGTATACAACGTCTCTACGGTCTACAAACGCGGTATGTAGTTGTCGGAAAGTATCATCTTTGGCAAGCGAGTCAACTGAATGTCTAGCTTTGTCCGTCCTACCAAGGCTTAATCTTTGCTGTATAAAAGCCTCAGCTAGAAGAGATCGAAATCCTGCTTTCTACCGATACGGAAATTGGAAAAATCGAAGTCGAACAACGGCGTGAAAAAAACGCGATCGCGCGCGAATACCTTCTAAAATACGACTCCGAGCAATGCCAAACTCGCATCGAAACCGGATATTTTGAATAGAGTGTCGTGGAGTGCAAATTCCCGGTAAGATGCGAAAAGAGAGTGCAAACATATTAGGGAGCGACAGCAATGGCAATCGAACATCCAGAAATCGATCTGGCTGAATATATCGAACTCGCGCTGCTTCAGCCCGCTGCCACGCGAGAACACCTCCGAGACTGCTGCGATCGCGCCGTACAATATAACTTTCCTGCCGTTTGCGTCTATCCCAGCGCGGTGAAGGAAGCAGCGGAACTATTGCATGGCAAACATCCTGGCGTTTGCGCCGTCATTGGTTTTCCGGCGGGGGCGACAACCACCGCCACAAAGCGCTACGAAGCCCAAGAAGCCGTCGAAAACGGCGCAACCGAGTTGGATGTCGTTCTCAATCTTGGCTGGCTGAAAATGGGCGATTCCGAATCGATTTATCGTGAAGTTGCCTCTATTTGCGAGGAAAGCGGGCAAATCGTTAAAGTCATTTTAGAAATGGCGCTGTTAACGCCGACAGAAAAGCGTCTTGCTGCCGAAATTTGCATGGATGCGGGCGCTGCTTACCTGAAAACCAGTACGGGTTGGTTTGGCGGCGCGACATTGGAAGATGTGCGCTTATTGAAGGAGATAACCAAAGGACGAGTGGGGATTAAAGCAGCAGGCGGCATTCACACCGCAGAGGAGGCGTTGGAGTTGGTGTTAGCGGGGGCGACGCGCTTGGGAACGTCGCGCGGGGTGGAGTTGTTGCACCAGCGCAATTCCAGTCGGTAATAAGTTACGATCGGTTGCCGGAAAATCCCTGCATTTGCACTAACTCAACGCAGAGTTCGCTGGCTGCTTCGCGATCGACAATCGGCGGTAATGTTGAGTTTTTGCAAGCAACATCGAGTTGCTGGTAAAGTTGATTCGCGATCGCCATAATCTCATCGTAGCTATATTTACCCTGCTTCATGGCGAGCAACTCTTCTGCATCTCCCGCTTCGCGGCGATCGACGATTACTTGTTGCGTTTCTAAGACTTCAATCCCAGTTTTTAATAAACGAATTGCTTGCATCGCGAACTTACAATCGTAGCCGACTTTTGCCTCCATTGCTGCCCGCGCCGGATTGCGATTTTTCTTCCATTGCTGATAGTTTTTGTATTCCTGCACGGCTTTATGATAGCGCTGGCTGAGTTGCAGCAGTTTAATGAAATCTTTGGAAGTGTGGGCGAGTTTTTGGGTATAAGCGAGGGTTTCTTCCGGCAAATCGTATTGCTTTAATACGCCCTTATAATCAATTTCGGCGGTTAGTAAGCGATAGAGTTCGCCCGCCGGTTCTAGGAATTGGATGCGATCGCGTACTAACAGGTAAAGATACTGCAAAAAACTATTCATATCGCTGATACTCAGCGGCGGCGTATCCTGCAAGCCAAACTCGGCAGGTGTCGGTTTCTGCGTCGGCGGATCGAGCAACCAGCGGCGATGAGACTCTAATTTTTTGATTTGCGCGTAACCGTAGCCCGTGTAGGTGCTTTTAACCCGTTTAGAAAGAAACATTCGACGATTGGCTAACAAAACTTTGCCAACTTCCGTTAAATGCGCGTAATCTTTAAACCAAAGCAATTCTAAAATATTGGGATTATTATCAACCGAAAGTTTGAGAAATTTTCTGAGTTCGTAGATAGCGGTATCTTGCCCCAAAAACTCAAAATTTCCTGCCTCTTCCGTCCACCCAGAATCTTTCTGCTCGATATCTTTAAAACCCAAATAATAGGGCTGAGTCGCAATAAAAACGCCTCGGTAATCGTAATCCGAAGTTTCCGTCGCGAGGCCGTAACCTCGCGAACCCGTCAAGGCAAGTAAAATCGTTCGATTTTCAACTTCTAAACGGTTCATCAGAAGGATAGATTGCAAATCAGAGTGGTGGATTTTTTGCAGAGATTGAATTCTATAATAGCAGATTTCGGTGAGGTTGAAACGCCTCACCGAGAGCCACGCTCAAATCAATTAATGAGGGAGCGCATCTATCCGCGATCGCTCGCGAATACCGCTCCAATGGCGATCGGAAGATTGATAAATTTTTAAATCATCCAATCCAGCTTTTGTTAAAAGTTGCTCGATTTCTTCAAGAGTAAATGCGGCATGAAGTGAATCGCGAAAAAGTTGCTTTTGCTGAATGTTGTAGGTATCGCCTATTGAATCTACAATTTGGGCAATATCTTCGACATTAGCAGGGCGCAACAAATCGCGCAACAAAACTGCACCTCCCGGCTTAAGAACGCGCTTAATTTCCTGAAAAAAGGGAAGCGGATCGGGGAGATGATGAACGAGGCTGTTTGATAGAACAATATCGAAGCTAGCGTCTTCGTAGGGAAGTCGTTTAGCATCGCCGATCTCCAGAGTAATACGTCCTCCTAAACCGGCAGCCAATACATTTTTCCAAGCCAATTTAAGCATCGATCGCGCTAAGTCAATGCCTGTAATTTGCCACTGAGAGCGCTCTTGACAAATGAGTATGGGGATGCGTGCTGTCCCCGTTCCCGCATCGAGAACTTCAGCCGGTGCGGTAGAAAGCGCGATCGCGCAACGCGCAAAATCCATATTCACTGCCCCAAAATCCATAGAATCGTATTCTGCTGCTTCTTGGGGCGTATCCATAACTTCCGCTTCGAGAATGCGTTGCATCGTAAAAATCAGCAGATGAATAGGTTCGGTTTAATTGTATCTAACGGCATCTCAAGTCCGATAAAATCGCTGCGAATAGTACCCACTTTCAAGGATAAAAATTCAATCGAGGATTCTTAAAGATCTATAAAGTTTTTGACTCTATTCAATGGGAAACCGCACCGCCTCCGGCTTTCACTTTCTTAAAAAACAGAACGGCAATCCCACTCAGCAAGAGTGTCAGGCCGACAAAATAGAAACAATCATTAAAAGCCATCACATAGGCTTCCCGCCGCACAATATTATCGAGAGAGGCGATCGCTTGTTGAGTTGCCGCTTCCAAATCTGCCCCGCGACTGACAAAATACTGCGTTAACTGTTCGATGCGATCGCGCGATTGCGGATCGTACAGTGAAATTGCCTCGCCCAACCGCTGCGAGTGAAACTGTTCTCGCCGCGTCAGCAACGTCGCCAGTGCGGCAATCCCCAAAGATCCTCCCATATTCCGCATCATATTAAACAACCCACTCGCCGAACCCGCCTGTTCCGCCTCAATTCCCGCCGTTGCAATTGAAGACAGAGGAACCATAATCAACGGTTGCCCCATCGCGCGTACCAACTGCGACCATCGTAACTGGTCGATTCCCGTTTCGTTCGTCATCCCCGCGTTCATAAAGCAACTCACCCCAAAGATGGCAACCCCCATCCCAATCATCAAGCGACTATCCAAACGTTGCATCAACTTCGGGACAAACGGCACGATAAACAACTGCGGCACTCCCGCCCACATAATCACTTCGCCGATTTGCATAGCGTTGTAGCGCTGAATCTGTGCTAAATAAAGCGGCAAAATATACACCGAACCATACAACCCCACACCCAACGCCACATTGACAATCGTCGCCAAGCCGAAATTGCGCCGTCGTAGCAGCCGCAAGTTAATAAACGGACGTTTTCGCGTTAACTCAATCCAAAAAAATAAGCTCAAAAAAATCGCTGCAATAATACTAAGGCGGAGGATAAACGGCGAACCAAACCAATCTTTGCGACTGCCTTCTTCTAACACTACTTGCAACGATCCCAAACCAACCGCCATCGTAACAATTCCGCCCCAGTCGCCCTCAGAAAGCAGGTGCAATTGTAGCGGTTGCGGTTCGATCGCGTACCACACTGCTGCTAACAATAAGCTACCCGGAACGAGATTCAAATAAAAAACGTACTCCCAACCGTAATTTTCGGTCAACCAGCCGCCCAGAGTCGGCCCGATGGAGGGTGCAAAAGTCGCAGTAATCGCAAACATTGCTAACCCAATCGGTTGCTTTTTAGGCGGAATCTTGGTCAGAATCAAGGTGAACGCCATCGGAATCAAAACGCCGCCGCTAAAGCCCTGCAAGGCTCGAAAAACAATCATTGAGGGCAAGTTCCACGCCCAGGCGCAGCAGACGGAAAAGAAGGTAAATAGCGCCGCATTAACGAGCAAGTACCATCGCGTTGAAAAGACGCGCGCCAACCATCCAGTTAAGGGGATGACGACAATTTCTGCAACTAAATAAGCCGTGGAAATCCAAGAACCTTCTTCTAAAGTTGCTCCTAACGCGGCTTGAATATCTTTAAGCGAGGCGTTGGTAATTTGTATGTCCAACACGGCCATAAATGCACCGAGAATTGCGCCTAATACGCCAATCCACGTTTTGAAAGAAACGCGATCGCTCGCTGCGGGTGCTGCTGGGGACTGGCTCATATCGATAGCTCTCCTGGGTTAAATTTGCTAACGTAGGGATTATGCCAGAAGTTGAGGGAACTTCATGATGTGACGCTTTTTTAAGTTGCGCGGGCATAAAGACGGATTCCTTCGAGTACGCGATCTCATCGACTATCTCCTATCTCTCACCATGTACTACCTACTATACGCCTTACTCTTTTGGGTTTTTCTCTTCAGTTTTAAGTTTATTTCAATGTTCGTCGTTCTGCGTAACTTGAAATGGAAAAACGCCCTCCATCAATTGAAGCCAGCAGAAGCAGTACCGCCGCATCTGCAAGAACTTTTTCAAGTTCCGATTCAAGCATTAGAAACTTTTGGATTCAAGCAATGTGGTTACTTACAAATTGAGTCAATGGTGGTTTTGCCACCGAACGAGAGTTGGGCAGTTTTACTGTACAATAAGGCGGAAAAAACTTACGCGATCGCGGGGATTAATCGACCGATCGAACCCGTCCGTCTCTTTTTTATTCAGTTTTACACCTTTTTTCGCGATCGCAGCTTACTCCTCACTGTCAATGGCACAGCGCATGGCTATCTATGTCCGCTTCCCAATACGGAACTCCAAGACGCTTGGACGGTGCAAGAATCCGTCCAATGGGATCTCCATCGCGATCGCTTGCAGCAATTAAGCAAAGAAAAACTATCTTGTCTTATCTCGCCCGAAAAATTTGTTGACACCGTTCAAAGCAACCAAAATCTTTATTTCGAGAAATTACAAAAAGAAAAGATATTAGTTCCCATTGCCGGAACGCCGAACTTCTATATTCCTTTTCTACCTGCCCTGAAACTTAGCTATCAGTTCGATCGAGGCAATAACAAAGTTAGCTCTATCTTAAAACAACGCCATCAACAAGCTAAGACCGAGCCAAAAATTACGGTTGAAATCCCCGTTGAATTGGAAGTTGAAGAATATCTTCGTACCGAAGCTTCCCAACAAAACTTAGTTAGTCAAAAATTTCGCACGCTTTTATTGCTGGTCAGTCTAGGACTCTTTATCGTCTTTTCTACCCGAATCTTTTCTACCTATAGTCTCCTCATTTTTATTGCCGTTTTAAGCTTGCATGAAGGAGGACACTTACTAGCGATGATGCTATTCGGCTATCGCAATCCTGCTGTTCTTTTCATTCCGTTTCTCGGTGCTGTCGCTACCGCCCGTCAGAAAGAGGATGCCACTTTAGCTCAAAAAGTCTGGGTTTTGCTGGCGGGGCCGTTACCGGGTTTAATTTTAGGCTTAGGTTTAGCGATGTTCGCAGCAAATTCTTTCTCGCGTCCGGATTGGCTGAACGAGACAATTTGGATGTTAATCGGGTTGAATCTGTTTAATTTATTGCCGATTTATCCGCTCGATGGCGGGCAAATTGCTGATTTACTTCTGTTTTCTCGCATTCCCCTGCTTGGAGTCTTTTTTAAAAGCATTGGCGTGCTGCTTCTCGCTTTCCTCGGTCTGACAGGAGAGCCGTTAATGTTAATGTTTGCGCTGCTGATTGCTCTCAGCATTCCAGATAGTTTCCGAAGCGCTAAAATGATAGCAAAATTACATCGAGACATTGAAATTCAGCCCAATCAAAATCGCGAGACACTGCTAATTTCTATTTTCCGACAGTTAAAACAGTTGGGTTACAGTAAGCTACCTTTTGCTAAGCGATATGGCATTGCCAAAGCGTTAATTCTCAATCAACACCATTTTCGCCGCCAGCGAGGGATGCGGTTGGGGTTAATCATTTTGTATGTTGCCAGCTTGTTCGGCGGACTTGCGGGGGCTTTGGAGGCGGCAATGCCCGGTTTTTATCAAACGGCTTCTGAAAGTGCTAAAACTCCGCAACAGCGTCGCGTTCGCTTCGACCAAGCCCAACGACAACAAATTGAGAAAGACACCGCAGTGTTACAAACCAATCCGAAAGATATTAAAGCTTACGAACGACGGGCGCAAGCGAAGATGCGCCTGCACGATAAGGTTGGCGCGCTGGCGGATTACGATCGCATTGTCGCCCTCTCGCCACAAGATGTCGGGGCTTGGTTGATGCGGGCGCGCCTCCACGAAGACAACCGGCAGACACAAAAAGCTTTCGAGGATTATACCCAAGCGCTGCGCCTCAAACCCAAGGAGGCGAACATCTATCATCGTCGTGCCGCAGTACGAACTCGCCTGGGCGATCGCCGGGGGGCATTGTCGGACTATAATGCTGCGATCGCGCTGGATGCTCGCGACTCGTATAGTTATCTAATGCGGAGTTATGGCCGTCAGGAGTTTGGAGATATTAAGGGGGCAATTTCCGATTGCAATCTAGCAATTAAATTCGATGCCAAAAATTCCGACGCTTACACTCTCCGCAGCGAACTACACCGTCAACTCGGAAACGAAGCGCAAGCGATGGCGGACGAACGGAAAGCGAATGAGTTGAGCGAATTAATGGACAATTGATAATTTTTAATTCTTAGAACCAACAACCAATAACCGATAAGGTGAGCATTGACGATATTGTAAAACTCATTGATGCAATTACAAAGTTGATCGAGGTCATCATCTGGCCGGGAATTCTGATCTTTGTG is a window from the Oscillatoria sp. FACHB-1406 genome containing:
- a CDS encoding DNA-processing protein DprA, translating into MATLTHILKPDAQAILLLCASFGQTRQAEPIPLNLGEYNLLARKLQQEGLRPGDLLASDRKSLILSASGEDLNSQRILQLLERGAMLAIAVEDWTNKGLWILSRSDEAYPQRLKRKLKQQSPPILYGVGNQDLLARGGLAIVGSRNIDDDGLSYTKRIAEKCAEQGIQVISGGARGVDQTAMLSAISAGGTSVGVLADSLMKAAVSLKYRQGLCEGRVALISPYDPAAGFNVGNAMNRNKHVYGLADRVLVVDSSYQKGGTWAGAKEELKREIRIPVWVRVDRKKLPGNQGLIELGAFPFPAEPWNRDILTMVAESEQLSRSQSPARVAKQLSLNDLEIIEEKSNATLDRQNKESKIKLPKDAYEAILPLLLYHLTQPREDNEVAVLLDVAIGQTRSWLKKAVAEKLVKKTKNVYVSLEGEEQLKLLSLN
- a CDS encoding histidine phosphatase family protein, translated to MPQTVWIARHGNRFDFVNPDWFLTAERPYDPSLSDDGFVQAKELGERLKLERIDRIFASPFLRTVQTAWEVAKVLQLPICLEAGLSEWLNPDWMRAMPEREKLEVLAERYNAIDLSYTSRIVPQYPEDERAMRDRVVKTIQTLAAEFSDNILLVTHGAFVVEGAIALLGYRAEVTAALCCLVKLVRTGEKWEMELNGDTSHLSQSQGKVRFARSE
- the tsf gene encoding translation elongation factor Ts, translated to MSKGKKKDKDKVESQPQTQPAAEETAAPAAEAAPKNAEISAKTVKELRDKTGAGMMDCKKALKEVGGDIEKATEWLRQKGIAKAGTVGTRVAAEGLVGSYIHTGGRVGVLVEVNCETDFVARGDEFQGLVRDIAMQVAACPEVEYVKVEDIPQEFAEKEKAIEMGRDDLASKPENVREKIVVGRIEKRLKELSLMDQPYIKDQSITVEELVKQKISKVGENIQVRRFSRFVLGEGIEKKESNFAEEVAAQTGQK
- the rpsB gene encoding 30S ribosomal protein S2, coding for MPVVSLADLLESGVHFGHQTRRWNPKMDPYIYTARNGVHIIDLVQTAQLMEDAYDYVRTCSEQGKKFLFVGTKRQAAGIIAQEAARCGGYYINQRWLGGTLTNWETIRTRVDRLKELEQLEANGSIDRRPKKEAAVMRRELSQLQKYLGGIKLMRRTPDIVVIVDQRREYNAILECQKLGIPIISLLDTNCDPDLVDIPIPANDDAIRSIKLIVGKISDAIYEGRHGQLEAEDEYEDFEEGLEEVEGEYEEEVSLPEDPEEDEDGNE
- the deoC gene encoding deoxyribose-phosphate aldolase produces the protein MAIEHPEIDLAEYIELALLQPAATREHLRDCCDRAVQYNFPAVCVYPSAVKEAAELLHGKHPGVCAVIGFPAGATTTATKRYEAQEAVENGATELDVVLNLGWLKMGDSESIYREVASICEESGQIVKVILEMALLTPTEKRLAAEICMDAGAAYLKTSTGWFGGATLEDVRLLKEITKGRVGIKAAGGIHTAEEALELVLAGATRLGTSRGVELLHQRNSSR
- a CDS encoding nucleotidyltransferase domain-containing protein; the encoded protein is MNRLEVENRTILLALTGSRGYGLATETSDYDYRGVFIATQPYYLGFKDIEQKDSGWTEEAGNFEFLGQDTAIYELRKFLKLSVDNNPNILELLWFKDYAHLTEVGKVLLANRRMFLSKRVKSTYTGYGYAQIKKLESHRRWLLDPPTQKPTPAEFGLQDTPPLSISDMNSFLQYLYLLVRDRIQFLEPAGELYRLLTAEIDYKGVLKQYDLPEETLAYTQKLAHTSKDFIKLLQLSQRYHKAVQEYKNYQQWKKNRNPARAAMEAKVGYDCKFAMQAIRLLKTGIEVLETQQVIVDRREAGDAEELLAMKQGKYSYDEIMAIANQLYQQLDVACKNSTLPPIVDREAASELCVELVQMQGFSGNRS
- a CDS encoding class I SAM-dependent methyltransferase encodes the protein MQRILEAEVMDTPQEAAEYDSMDFGAVNMDFARCAIALSTAPAEVLDAGTGTARIPILICQERSQWQITGIDLARSMLKLAWKNVLAAGLGGRITLEIGDAKRLPYEDASFDIVLSNSLVHHLPDPLPFFQEIKRVLKPGGAVLLRDLLRPANVEDIAQIVDSIGDTYNIQQKQLFRDSLHAAFTLEEIEQLLTKAGLDDLKIYQSSDRHWSGIRERSRIDALPH